The genomic DNA AACTATattaatcaagtctgtttgaccCCTCTGTTTTGTGTATGTCCCAGCTCCCCGGCTGGTCCCTGCGTCCCGACGGCTCCATCGTGGTCGCGACAGGCAACGACGACGCTCCGGGGCTGTACCGCTGCACGCCCTACAACAGCTACGGCACCGCCGGCGAGTCCCGGCCCACCCGCGTCCTGCTCAAGGTCAGGAGCCCCTCGGGGGTCCCgtcctggctctgcagcccctgccaagccCCCTCAAACCCCCCCTGTGCCTCGCAGGACCCTCCCGCCTTCACGGTGCGGCCCAAGGAGGAATATTTCCAGGAGGTGGGCCGGGAGCTGGTGATCCCCTGCGCGGCTCACGGGGATCCCCCACCCACCATCACCTGGGTGAAGGTAggggctgctgctttggggggACAGAGATTTCTTTTGGCCTCCAGGGTTTCATTTCTGGGGTGGTGTCCTTGTCCCTACGTCACTCCTGTGgttgtgtccctgtccccacaaaTGCTGGGTGCCACCCCAAATTGGGGTCCTGAAGAGCCTCAGGTCACTTTGCTTGGCTGTGCtctgtaaaactgaaaaaacctgctgaaataaatcctccttttaacCTCTCCGAGGTTCCAGTGCTAGCTCAGGCCTTAGAAGGCTCTGGAGgatatttcatggacaggataAAGGACCTAAAGGAGACTCTgagccccagctgcagttcagacatttattccaggtggtgtccagaggacaagagggcgtgcacagagggagaggaggaggaggagggacacagggaggggcagtttgggacacagccaacagggtcagaaaggggaggaagggttaaactacacGGTTAGAAACTCTAGGGATCCCTGAGGGtggagaaaccattccccaggggaatgtaacCCCCTGCCCTTGGCTTCCAAACCAGTCCAGGGTAGTGGGTCATGTCCCCCTTCTCCAGTCCCCTTGTCCCCCCAGTGTGGcggtgtcacagccctgcacatCGGGGGTGGCCCCTGTCACTGTGTCCTTGTCCCACAGGTGGGCAGCGTGGGGaagagcagtgcccaggtggaCGGGAACAGCAGCCTCATCCTCCGCCCCCTCGTCAAGGAGCAGCACGGAGTGTGGCAATGCACGGCCACCAACCAGGTGGCCAGTGTCaccactgccacctctgtgcaCGTACTGGGTGAGCTGCCCGTCACTggtgggctgggatgggcaatgcaaacccctccctgtgctggaagGGGTGGTCCGAGCCCCCCATGGTGACCCTGCTGCCCGCCAGGTACCAGTCCCCACGCTGTCACCAACGTCTCcgtgctcccactgctgctggcagccaaCATCTCCTGGGAGCCAGGCTTTGACGGAGGCTACTTCCAGAGGTTCAGCGTGTGGTACACCCCTCTGTGAGTGCccacccctgctctgtgccccccTCAGGGCCCTCAGCTCCGCGCTCACgggtccctgctgtccccagggtgagGTACCCGCCGCGGGCGCACCACGACTGGGTGTCACTGTCGGTGCCAGCGGGAGCTCAGCACCTTCTGGTGGAGAACCTGCAGCCAGACACCAGTTACCAGTTCAGCGTCCTGGCCCAGAACAAACTGGGCAGCGGCCCCTTCAGCCAGATCGTCACCTCCGTGCCCAGGGGTGAGGGGAGCTCCCCAAAACACCCTCCCGGTGCCCCCAAACACTCCGCAGGCTCCCATTCCCCCCTTGTGGTgacctcctctttctcctcaggCTTCCCAGTGACCACAGTGCCTCCGGAGCCACCGGCCATGACCGTGCACGTCTTCCTGTCCCCACCCCGGGCCCTGACGGCCAATGAGACGGCGCGGGGGGTCCTGCTGCGCTGGGAGCCCCCCGCCCGCGCCTCGGTGGCGCCCAGCGGGTACGCGCTGGAGCTGCGGCAGGACAAGGGCggctgggaggtgctggagcgCTCCATCCCCGGCACCGACACCCAGGTGCTGGTGCCAGGGCTCATCAAggtgagggctgggctgggttagGGTTTGGTGGCCACCGTGGCCACGTGGGTCATGTCCTCGTGTCCCCTTCAGGACGCCTTCTACGAGTTCCGACTGGTGGCCTTTGCTGGCAGCTACATCAGCGACCCCAGCAACACGGTGAACGTCTCCACGGCAGGTAAGGCTGGGCTGCCACGCCGGGGACAGGAACCAGGAGTGGGAAGCATCCAAATTCCCAAGGGAAAACCCCTTCATGCTGCTCCCACCCCCATGTCCCTGCTGCTAAACTGGACAGAGCAGGACCCCCAAGGCTAAAGCCACAGATCTGCCTTGGTTTCAGCCTCACAGCCCAGAGCATCCCCTCTGCTGGTGCCCACTgtggggggcacagggcagccctggtGGGGCACAAGCTGAGGGTTTGGTGGTGCTGGTGACACGAGGGCGGCTGTGCCCGCCTGACGGGCGCCCTGTGTGTGGCAGGCATGGAGGTGTACCCGTCCCGCACGCAGCTGCCGGAGCTGCTGCCGCAGCCGGTGCTGGCGGGGGTCATCGGGGGGATCTGCTTCCTCAGCGTGGCCGTCATCTTCAGCACCACGGCCGCCTGCATCATGAACCGGCGCCGCGCCGCGCGCGTCCGCAAGCGCCGCCAAGGTAcggccagggaggggacaggggacaagggacagccGGGGTGGGGACCGAGTGGGTGccgctgcctcctcctcctcatcacGTGTTGAGTTGCTCGCCGTGTGATCCCCCTGTGTTCTCATGGCCTTCCAGATCCACCACTCGTCTTCTCCCCCAGCAAGAAGCTCCCACCTCCGCAGTAAGTCACGCCACGCCATTGCCACTctccctctctgtgctgccGTGTCATTGCCGTGTTCCCTCTGTCCCACTCCCTTCCTGTCCTGCCATGTCAcactcctgccctgtccctcttgCCATGCCACGCTCCTCCAcatccccttccctccctgtcccactcCTGTCATGTCACTCCTTTAGCTTCTGCTCCCACacatcctcctccctctcctccctccgCTCCTGGCCATGCCATGTTCCCATCCCTGGccctctccctccatcccaccGCACTCCTCAccatccctctgccccagctgggggcacagggacagcctggggacagccacccCCTGCTGCCACCGACCAAGGGTGTTAggtgcagggtgctggggcCAGAGCTCCTCTCGGTGCTCCCTCCGGGCAGTTTTGGCCGGAGAAAGgacagggaaatgcaggagcagggctgccaggagcagggctgggtgtgctgagctctgcctctcccttgCAGCAATGCTCGTGGCCCTGGTAGTCCCGACAGCACGGTGAAGCTGAAGCTGCAGCCGTCGCCGTGCCGCAGCCTGCACCGGACGCTGCTGTGGGGCGAGAAGGCCGGCaccagcctggggctgagcaTCGCCGGCTCCCGCTACCCCAGCTACGACAGCCACGGCCGCGAGCACGTCCCGCTGGAGCGCATCTGCCGCGGCCCCGATGGCCGCTTCGTGGTGGAGACCGACCCGCGGCCGGAGCCGGACCCTCCGCGGGACCCCCTGGAGCCCTACCAGCAGCTGCCCGccgaggaggaggatgaggatgaagaagaggaagaggaggaagagcccGTGTGGCACAGGGGGGTCTCGCTgcgcccccggcccgcggggcagccccgccaGGGCGCCCGGGCCTCCAGCCACCGCCACGGCCGCTACTTCGGCtacggcagcagcagccccgtgGACGAGGCCGTGGCGTTGAGCATCACCGACGTCAGCCCCGTGGCCTCCGCCACCCTGCCTTACAGCGCCGGCCAGgagccccccgcgccccgccaGGGCCCCCCCTGGGACtcgccgccccgccggggctccCCTCAGCCGGCCGCCgtccccccggtgtcccccggccccccggtgtcccccggcCCCCCGGCCATCAGCGGGATCCTGCAGTACCTCAGCCTGCCCTTCTTCAAGGAGATGTGCGTGGACGGCGACTGGCCCCCCCCGGAGGAGTCAGCAGAGCCCCCCAGCGCCGGCGCCCGGCCGGAGCCCCCCGCCAGCCCCCCGAGCGCGGGGCGGACGCTGTGCCCGGACTGCATCGACACAAGTGCCAACGCCACCCCCCCGACCCGCCCCCGCCGCGTTCCTGGAGCCCCCCCGGCTGCCGCTGGGCCCTGCCAAGGCCTCCCTGCCCGGCTccccctcctggccctgctcccccagccccgggccgCCCCCCCAGCCGGCCCCCCACCTCCGGACTGAGGCGCCCCCCGAGAAGTTCCCGCGGGGCAGCCTGACCAGCCAgagcagcggccggggcagCGGCTCCTTCCTGCGGCCGCCCTCGCTGGCACCATCGCTGGGGGGCACCTTCCTGGGCGCCCCCCTCGGGGACGGGGGCAGCTGGCACAGCGGGGGCTCGGCAGCGGAGGAGGGACGGGGCAGGATGGATCCCGGCGCCGGGAAGAGGTGAGCCGTGGGCAGGGCGCCGGGATGAGCTCCTGCAgcgtgctggggcagctccgggCCTGTCCCCGGAGCCGGGATGGGGTGTCCTGGCACGGAGCCACCTtgctgcctcccagccctgcagtgccccgGGGACGCCCCCGCACTGTCCCCGTCCCGAGGGACCACTCCAGTTCTCCCCCAGCATCGCTGCCAGCTCCCCGCTCTGTGCCCACATCCCTCGGGGGGTGCCCCGACACCCATCCCTGGGGATTTGTAGCTCGGGGGGCTCTCCTGACATTCATCCCTGGGGTCTCATGCCCATCCCTGGGCTCTGACACCTCAGGGTGTGCCCTGACCTCCATCCCTGGGCTCTCATATCCCTCCCCAGAGTTTCACACCCATCCCCCCGCGGTTTCACTTTTTGGGGTCTCTCCTGGAGCCCATCCCCGGGGTCCCAACCCCATCCCCGGGGTCCCACGCCCATCCCTGGGGTCCCACACCCATGCCCGGGGTTTCACTTTCTGGGGACTCTCCTGGAGCCCATCCCGGGGTCTCACGACCATCCCCGGGGTCTCACACCCATCCCCGGGGGTCCCACACCCATCCCCGGGGGTCTCACGCCCATCCCCGGGGTCCCACACCCATCCCCCGGGGTCCCACACCCATCCCCGGGGGTCTCACGCCCTGGGGCCGTGCCCCTCGCCCCCCTCCCCGCAGGAGGAACACCTCGGTGGACGAGAACTACGAGTGGGACGCGGAGTTCGCGCTGGAGTCGGAGCTCCTGGAGGCGCTGCAGCTTTACCGGGgcgcggcccccgcccggcccggctcctCCATCGCCCTGCGGGACCTGCAGCGGCACAGTGAGTGCggcccccccgcgccccccaCCCCCGTGCCCCGCGCCCCGTGGCCGCCCCGGCGGgtgccgcggcggggccggacGCTGCCtatctccctgcagagcccggcTCGTCCCCGGTGAGCTCGGTGTCAGCGGAGGCGTTGGGGACGGGGGGTCCCCCGGAGCGCGGCCAGACCCCCCGCCCCgaggggccgggggcgcggcgCCGCAGGGAGGGGGcgcagcagcggcggcagcgggtGGGCACCCGCGGGTGCTGCTCGGAGCGCTTCGAGGTGGCCACGCTGCTCTAGGGACCCCTGGGATCCCCCGGGTCAGGGGTGAAAGGATGGGCAGGAGGGGAATAAAGAGGcgtgagagcagctctggctcctgtTGGCGGGGGGGGGGGCGCCCAGCATCCCCAAAGGCATCCAGGAGGGTTCTGCCACTTCCCCCCTCCTTCTAAACCCCCCTCCTTCCAAACCCCCCCTCCTCgtgctccctgcagggcccgTGACCCCCTTGGCCCATCCATCCATCACCCACCCCCATCACTCATGTCCCTCATGTCCCACGCCTTCCACGCCATCCCACCCCCCCTCCGTCCTCTCGGTGTCCCCCTCCCACCTCGTCCCGCTCCCCTCCTGGACTCCCCCCATTCTCCTGTGTCCCCCAATCTTCCCCATCCCGTGGCCACAGCCTCCCATTCCCCACTCCCATCTTCCCAGCTCGGGGGTCCCTATCAATTCCACCCCCCCCATCACCGCAGACCCCCCCCCCATCTTCCTGGCACCCCCCCCATCCTCTCGTGTCCCCCCACGAATTGCTCTGCACCATTTTCCTCACAGTCCCGCTTTCCTCACGtctcccctcctcttcctcgtGACCTTCCCTTGGGGTGCGCCCCCCATTCTCTGGTGTCCCCCCCCATCCTCTCCGTGCCCCCCTCATTCTGTTGCCCCCCCCCCATCTTCCCGCTACCCCCGCCCATCTTATCGCTGTCCTCCCCATCTTATCCGGGTGGCCGCCATTCTTGTCCCCtctccagtgtccctgtcccctccctctctccGCAGAGCCCCTCCCCCGGTCCATTCCGGTGCCCCTCCCCCGCCCCGTTCCGGTGCCCCTCCCTCGGTTCTCCCCCCCCGTCCCCCCCCACCAACCCGGAGTGGGCGTGGCCtggccgcggccccgcgcgcGGGAGGGGCGTGGCCCGCGCGCTCTTGCCCTTATATGGTCATGGCTGGGGAGCGCGTCacgggggcggggggcggccgaTGACGTCACCGGGGGTCGCGCGTGGGCTCCCGCGCGGGTCGCATCGGGTCACGGAGCGCGGAGTCACCCCCCCGTCCCCCCATGGTGTCCCACTCTGTCCCCCTGCCACGCCCACCCCATGTCCCCCCATTGAGTCCCCTTGTGTCCCCCCTGCCACGCCCACCCCATGTCCCCCCATTGAGTCCCCTTGTGTCCCCTTGACACGTCCGCCCATCGTGTCCCCCTGCCACGCCCACCCCATGTCCCCCCATGGCGTCCCCCTTTGTCCCCCTGCCACGCCCACCCCATGTCCCCCCGTTAAGTCCCCTTGTGTCCCCCCTGCCACGCCCACCCCATGTCCCCCCATTGAGTCCCCTGGTGTCCCCCTGCCACGTCTGCCCATCGTGTCCCCCTGCCACGGCCACCCCtgcctccctgtgtccccctgtctcttcctcctgtgtcccctgccacGCCCACCCCctgtcccccatgtccccccgtTAGTTCCTGCAGTGTCCCCTTGCTACGCCCACTTCATGTCCCCCCATACTCCCGTCATGTCACCCTGTCAcatcccctcctgtcccttggTGTCCCCCCATCCTTTCCCGGGGTGTTCCCCTTTCCCCTGTCAcactcccctgtcccctctgccactCTCATTTCACATCCTCCCTTGTCCCCCATCACCTCCCCCTTTcttcctgtgccacagccactCCTGTCCCCTCATGAtgccccccgtgtcccctgcctGTTGCCCATtgtcccctggctctgccccacaTGCCACCATGCCCCGTGCTCTGCCCTTGTGTGCCCCTCACCCTGCCCTATGTCCCTGCCTCAGTTTGTCCCCAAGGTCCACACCCCCCTGTGTCTGTTGTTTCAACCCCACTGTGCCCTTTGGGGGTCCTGCCTGGGTGGCCCCCACGTTGTCCCCACCTGTGTCCCCCCAGAACAATGCCCTGTGACACCCCCCCCACCTCCCTATGGTccccctggctcctgccctgtgccacccctgcgGGTCCTGTCCCCAAATCACCTTCCAGGGTCCTGCCCCAGTGTCACTGTTGCTGTCACCCAGGTCCCTTGGGACCTTCCCActcctgctctgtgtcacccTGGGCCTCTCTGTGGCTCCTGCCCCCCGTGTCACCCCTAGATCCTGCCTGTGTCACCTCTCTCCTGTCCTACCCCTGTTCCTGCGCCTCTCAGTCAGTCACCCCCTGCCCTTGTTCCCTCCATGCCACCCCTGTCCCATGGGTCACCCTTGTGCCACTCTCTTCCCTGGCCCCCTCCTCCGTGTGTCCCCCACCCAAAATGTCACCACAGCCACAGGAAACACCACCCGAAATCCCCAGGGGACACCCACAACCCTCAGAGGGTTAAAGTGACTGCACGCACCCCACCCTGTAGCACCCATGGGTGCGGAGGGGCCCAGGGGAGGGCACGGGGACACTTCTGGGCTGGCCCACAGCGTGACGGTGCCATCACAGCTGAGCTCTGGTGGCACCACAGCTGAGCTCCGGgcgggctggggacagcgggtGCTGAGGGGCGGGcggggtgacagggacactgcagcgCTGGCCCTGCCACCGGCTCTGGAGGCGGCCGGTGGCCTCGAGCCGAGgctttgtttgttgttttggtcaCGCTTGCCATGGAGACGGGACTTGTGCAAACGCCATCGTTTCTCCCGGCGCCaccggggacaccgcggggactGGGGAGGTCACGTCCTCCCCCAAGCCTgagctgtcccctctgccaccaGAGCCAGGCCCTGGTTGTCCCCATCACCATCACAGCAGGGCCCTGGCACCCACCACGTGCCACTGTGGGGATTCTGTCCCCTGGGCACTGTCCCCTCATTCCTTACTGCCACCATGACAGGTTTTGTCACCACAGGCACTGCCCCCACCAGAATCCTCAG from Prinia subflava isolate CZ2003 ecotype Zambia chromosome 31, Cam_Psub_1.2, whole genome shotgun sequence includes the following:
- the IGSF9 gene encoding LOW QUALITY PROTEIN: protein turtle homolog A (The sequence of the model RefSeq protein was modified relative to this genomic sequence to represent the inferred CDS: deleted 1 base in 1 codon), with product MRWWLRAAVLSLLAGAGGSGRSEPRAVVGRVGGSAVLGCGLLGAHEARPPLYVIEWVRFGFVLPIFIKFGLYSPRVDPEYAGRVRLEEGASLRLDLLRAEDQGWYECRVLFLDRHSTDADFQNGTWIHLTVNAPPTFLETPPAYVEVRDQAALSLTCRAVGNPQPVVTWKRSDQPVQSGDTVQVRNGTLSIAAVERASAGTYTCHASSREGTVTHTTRVLVQGPPVIVVPPQNVTVNISQDAFLACQAEAYPGNLTYTWFQGSSNVFHLSHLQARVRVLVDGSLLLQRATPDDAGKYTCTPSNGLWEPPSASAFVTVLYPAQVTTMLPETHLAKGMRGVIRCPCRANPPLLSVTWTRDGRPLELDKLPGWSLRPDGSIVVATGNDDAPGLYRCTPYNSYGTAGESRPTRVLLKDPPAFTVRPKEEYFQEVGRELVIPCAAHGDPPPTITWVKVGSVGKSSAQVDGNSSLILRPLVKEQHGVWQCTATNQVASVTTATSVHVLGTSPHAVTNVSVLPLLLAANISWEPGFDGGYFQRFSVWYTPLVRYPPRAHHDWVSLSVPAGAQHLLVENLQPDTSYQFSVLAQNKLGSGPFSQIVTSVPRGFPVTTVPPEPPAMTVHVFLSPPRALTANETARGVLLRWEPPARASVAPSGYALELRQDKGGWEVLERSIPGTDTQVLVPGLIKDAFYEFRLVAFAGSYISDPSNTVNVSTAGMEVYPSRTQLPELLPQPVLAGVIGGICFLSVAVIFSTTAACIMNRRRAARVRKRRQDPPLVFSPSKKLPPPHNARGPGSPDSTVKLKLQPSPCRSLHRTLLWGEKAGTSLGLSIAGSRYPSYDSHGREHVPLERICRGPDGRFVVETDPRPEPDPPRDPLEPYQQLPAEEEDEDEEEEEEEEPVWHRGVSLRPRPAGQPRQGARASSHRHGRYFGYGSSSPVDEAVALSITDVSPVASATLPYSAGQEPPAPRQGPPWDSPPRRGSPQPAAVPPVSPGPPVSPGPPAISGILQYLSLPFFKEMCVDGDWPPPEESAEPPSAGARPEPPASPPSAGRTLCPDCIDTSANAPPRPAPAAFLEPPRLPLGPAKASLPGSPSWPCSPSPGPPPQPAPHLRTEAPPEKFPRGSLTSQSSGRGSGSFLRPPSLAPSLGGTFLGAPLGDGGSWHSGGSAAEEGRGRMDPGAGKRRNTSVDENYEWDAEFALESELLEALQLYRGAAPARPGSSIALRDLQRHKPGSSPVSSVSAEALGTGGPPERGQTPRPEGPGARRRREGAQQRRQRVGTRGCCSERFEVATLL